A genome region from Deltaproteobacteria bacterium includes the following:
- a CDS encoding response regulator, translated as MAERILIVDDELDMLLLLKMILTEKTPYEIVTTPNPLEVEQLFQEKAFQLVITDLSMPGMDGIELIGVVKKLDPLVPVIIITAYGSIESAIESTKKGAFDFITKPFRKEQIILTIEKALEFRRIQIENIQFKEAEKKETWLDQGSFDLPYEQAKDKALDRFKRHYARKLLERHGGDLAKAAQEAGWTVEEMKGLAGEK; from the coding sequence ATGGCCGAACGGATCTTGATCGTGGATGACGAGTTGGATATGCTGTTATTATTAAAAATGATTTTAACCGAAAAGACTCCTTATGAAATAGTGACTACGCCTAATCCTCTGGAAGTGGAACAATTGTTTCAAGAAAAGGCCTTCCAGTTGGTCATAACCGACTTAAGCATGCCCGGGATGGATGGAATTGAATTGATCGGGGTGGTTAAAAAATTGGACCCCCTGGTTCCGGTGATTATCATTACGGCCTATGGAAGCATTGAATCGGCCATCGAGTCCACTAAGAAAGGGGCCTTTGATTTTATCACCAAACCTTTCCGTAAAGAACAGATCATCTTAACCATTGAAAAGGCCCTGGAATTCCGAAGGATCCAGATAGAGAATATTCAGTTTAAGGAAGCCGAAAAAAAAGAGACCTGGTTGGATCAAGGCTCCTTTGACCTTCCCTATGAGCAGGCCAAAGATAAGGCTCTGGACCGATTCAAGCGCCACTATGCCCGAAAACTCCTGGAGCGTCATGGGGGGGATTTGGCCAAAGCGGCTCAAGAGGCCGGATGGACCGTGGAGGAAATGAAGGGGTTGGCGGGAGAAAAATAA
- a CDS encoding PAS domain S-box protein encodes MALPVLHKSLRRRNLFIGVVAFLTIFLLAGVFIIGMIMSRQMKDIVSEQINQQQLGLSRLIAARLEDSFSLISKELMVINLSPSLQEAHPSNWVKRMRITLLNLEEYGAEEIRQINARGDEVRMLNKAGTASVSRGRFGEDGYFIWAKDPSNKGKIYFGDILNGLDEKGHIIGRLYLAIPHYRTPSEGGNGGEFSGVLLLVVNVTRLVEKFTANVQSGKTGYSWVIDNKGQFLFHPEKEFVGENAFAIREKREPKISFDAINRIQKEKMLTGQEGTGLYYSGWHRGIKGNIKKLIAYSPAFLSRKDPVKFWSVAVAAPTSEVEGVIHSLYLRQIYFLLIMVIALISGGMGLILSELRYGKSMQQEVQRAVADLKESEERNKYLIESAEDIIVTLNEEGKIYSINPYGAAQFNTISAKLIGRNWLDLFDPDSASLQRSLLKRVFVTKKSKSLEYQAVIGDKEYWLHANFKPLLDAKENILSVLGIIRNITESKLVEHQLANTEKLASLGSLAAGVAHEINNPLGIILGFTDLLLEKTKPGSPEMTMLQTMERQGLQCKKIVENLLSFARIPEKSVEFSRVNDDLEKVLAVVQNTLLMRKITLEKRLQSDLPEVRADSRQLQQVFLNIINNAIDAMGKGGGELTITTQMAKEPSHLEIFFQDTGDGIQEEYLGKIFDPFFTTKGVGKGTGLGLSVSYAIITKFGGMISVAESKPFQKFPGNSGTTFKITLPVRQEN; translated from the coding sequence ATGGCTCTCCCAGTTCTTCATAAATCCCTCAGACGAAGGAACCTGTTTATCGGGGTGGTCGCCTTCCTGACCATCTTTCTCCTGGCCGGGGTCTTTATCATCGGAATGATTATGTCCCGCCAGATGAAGGACATCGTCAGCGAACAGATCAACCAGCAGCAATTAGGTCTCAGCCGGTTGATCGCCGCCCGTCTGGAAGACAGCTTTAGTTTAATCAGTAAAGAATTGATGGTCATCAACCTTTCGCCGTCTCTTCAAGAGGCTCACCCTTCCAACTGGGTCAAGCGTATGAGAATTACCCTGCTCAATTTGGAAGAGTACGGGGCGGAGGAAATCCGCCAGATTAATGCCCGGGGCGATGAAGTGCGGATGCTGAACAAGGCCGGGACCGCTTCTGTTTCCCGGGGACGTTTTGGCGAAGACGGTTATTTCATCTGGGCGAAAGACCCAAGCAACAAAGGAAAAATTTATTTTGGCGACATCCTGAACGGCCTGGATGAGAAAGGTCACATCATCGGTCGGCTCTATCTGGCCATTCCCCATTATCGTACCCCTTCTGAAGGAGGGAACGGAGGGGAATTTTCCGGGGTCCTCCTCTTGGTGGTGAATGTCACCCGACTGGTGGAAAAATTTACGGCCAACGTCCAGTCCGGGAAAACCGGCTACTCCTGGGTCATCGATAATAAAGGGCAGTTTCTGTTCCATCCCGAAAAAGAATTTGTCGGGGAAAACGCCTTCGCCATCCGGGAGAAGAGAGAGCCCAAAATATCCTTTGATGCCATCAACCGGATACAGAAAGAAAAAATGCTGACCGGTCAGGAGGGAACGGGACTTTATTACTCCGGATGGCACAGAGGAATAAAAGGAAATATCAAAAAATTAATTGCCTATTCGCCGGCCTTTTTATCCCGGAAGGATCCGGTCAAATTCTGGTCCGTTGCCGTTGCCGCCCCGACCAGTGAAGTCGAAGGGGTCATCCACTCCTTATATCTGCGGCAAATATACTTTCTGCTGATTATGGTCATTGCCCTGATCTCCGGGGGTATGGGGCTTATCCTTTCCGAATTACGGTATGGAAAATCCATGCAGCAGGAAGTCCAAAGGGCCGTCGCCGATCTCAAGGAATCGGAAGAGCGAAATAAATATCTGATTGAAAGTGCCGAAGACATTATCGTCACCCTCAATGAGGAAGGGAAAATTTATTCGATCAATCCCTATGGGGCCGCTCAATTTAACACCATATCGGCCAAGTTAATAGGCCGCAACTGGCTGGATCTTTTCGATCCGGACAGCGCCTCCCTCCAAAGGAGTCTCCTGAAAAGGGTATTTGTCACCAAGAAAAGTAAAAGTCTTGAATACCAGGCGGTTATCGGCGACAAGGAATATTGGCTTCACGCCAACTTCAAACCCCTGCTGGATGCCAAGGAGAATATCCTTTCCGTATTGGGAATCATCCGAAATATTACTGAAAGCAAATTAGTGGAACACCAGTTGGCCAATACGGAAAAACTGGCTTCCCTGGGATCCCTGGCCGCGGGAGTGGCGCATGAGATCAATAACCCCTTGGGAATTATTCTTGGTTTTACCGATCTTCTCCTGGAAAAAACCAAACCCGGATCTCCGGAGATGACCATGTTGCAGACTATGGAACGACAAGGGCTGCAATGCAAAAAGATCGTCGAGAATCTGCTGAGCTTCGCCCGGATTCCTGAAAAATCCGTCGAGTTTTCCAGGGTCAATGACGACCTGGAAAAAGTCCTGGCCGTGGTTCAAAACACCCTGCTCATGCGCAAGATAACCCTGGAAAAAAGGCTTCAATCCGACCTGCCGGAAGTCCGCGCCGACTCCCGGCAGCTCCAGCAGGTTTTCTTAAATATCATCAATAACGCCATCGATGCCATGGGAAAGGGGGGCGGAGAGTTGACGATTACCACCCAAATGGCCAAGGAACCCAGTCATTTGGAAATCTTTTTCCAGGACACGGGTGACGGTATTCAAGAGGAGTATTTGGGAAAGATATTCGACCCCTTCTTTACCACCAAAGGGGTCGGTAAAGGGACCGGGCTGGGTCTTTCGGTCAGCTATGCCATTATCACCAAGTTTGGCGGGATGATCTCGGTGGCGGAAAGTAAACCCTTTCAAAAGTTTCCGGGGAATTCCGGAACAACTTTCAAAATTACCCTGCCGGTAAGACAAGAGAATTAA
- a CDS encoding response regulator — MRGKILIVDDELDILELLEMIIAERTSHQVVTTNNPLEVPPLLKHDPFDLLITDLRMPGLSGMDLIREAKTIDPDMPVIVITAYGSSQSAEEAIAEGAYDYITKPFRKDQIIITINRAMEWHAMKKELAALRAQHRPDSR, encoded by the coding sequence ATGAGGGGAAAAATCCTGATTGTCGATGACGAATTGGATATTCTGGAATTGTTGGAAATGATCATTGCCGAAAGGACATCCCATCAGGTAGTGACCACCAATAACCCCCTGGAAGTCCCTCCTCTTCTGAAACATGACCCCTTCGACCTGCTGATTACCGACCTGCGCATGCCCGGTTTAAGCGGGATGGATTTAATACGGGAGGCTAAAACGATCGACCCGGATATGCCGGTAATCGTCATAACCGCCTACGGTTCTTCCCAATCGGCCGAAGAAGCGATCGCCGAGGGGGCCTATGACTACATCACCAAGCCCTTTCGAAAAGATCAAATCATCATTACCATCAATCGGGCTATGGAATGGCATGCCATGAAAAAGGAATTGGCGGCCCTTAGGGCGCAACACCGACCGGACTCCCGGTAA
- a CDS encoding phosphoenolpyruvate synthase yields MGKLKDLFRPKNPGPHPNRKMEEQLRQKYGAFRKLLADNQEVLEIITDLEEKYAGDYIFDMQYLRANIRKLSEKVYSLIHLLNEISNLKYGELYRIHEQIYQELSDLLAKKRKIPVDDLVLSFDRIALDKEESVGGKMANLGELRNRLGLPVPEGFAITAYTYKAFIDYHHLQEEISSRLNQLDINNLEDLIVVSRDIQQLILEKPLPPFLTEILVKSYQELTEKAGREVRVAVRSSALGEDSRLSFAGQYGTILNVSGENIGEKYKEIVASKFTPRAIFYFIGKGFREEDIAMGMGCMMMVPAKAGGVIYTVDPGNPQRPEAVIHAHWGLGKTVVDGTVTPDIFWVSKEDPFRVVESSMARKEKMVIATPEGGIGWAEVPQDLQEGPCLSEKLIGQLGRAAGAIEDHFGHPQDIEWALDEEDRIYFLQTRPLKVFSQKKIPSPQEIPELSQFPVLLETGVMGAQGVGSGPVFLANQERDLVNFPAGGILVARTPSPKWVTVMSKARGIITDLGSSASHMAALAREFRVPTILNTQKASEILAPGLEVTVDATHCRVYQGRIEKLIEYAEEEAVNPFEDTPLFVLFDKILTRIVPLNLVDPTEPDFTPAHCRTFHDITRFTHQTATQEMFSLSTSPLTTPGEALRLDTDTPLEILLIDLGGGINPGFKGKKVKLNQILSWPMQAFWQGVQSMKWPGPKPLDMKGFASVVAQTAAEPGGENRIYSEKSYALLSRDYLNFSIRLGYHLSTIEVLGGSGENENYINFILKGGGATIDRRDRRARLVATILEKLGFQVGQKLDLVDARLIHHPREAMEKVLYSLGKLTVYTKQLDMVMFNEAIVEWSIEEFVKEHLR; encoded by the coding sequence ATGGGTAAGCTGAAAGACCTTTTCCGGCCGAAGAACCCCGGACCTCATCCCAACCGGAAGATGGAGGAGCAGCTTCGCCAAAAATATGGGGCCTTCCGAAAGTTGCTGGCCGATAACCAGGAGGTCCTGGAGATTATTACCGACCTGGAAGAAAAATATGCCGGCGACTATATCTTCGACATGCAGTATCTCCGCGCCAATATCAGGAAGCTCTCCGAAAAGGTCTATAGCCTGATCCACCTTTTAAACGAAATTTCCAACCTGAAATACGGAGAGCTTTACCGGATCCATGAACAAATCTATCAGGAATTATCCGATCTCTTAGCCAAGAAAAGAAAAATCCCCGTGGATGACCTGGTTCTGTCTTTTGACCGGATCGCCCTGGATAAGGAAGAGAGCGTCGGCGGGAAAATGGCCAACCTGGGCGAATTGCGCAACCGCCTGGGTCTGCCCGTTCCGGAAGGGTTTGCCATTACCGCCTATACCTACAAGGCCTTTATCGATTATCATCACCTTCAGGAAGAAATCTCCAGTCGCCTGAACCAATTGGACATCAACAACCTGGAAGACCTGATTGTCGTCAGCCGGGATATCCAACAGCTCATTTTAGAAAAACCCCTACCCCCTTTCCTGACGGAAATCCTGGTTAAAAGCTATCAGGAACTGACTGAAAAGGCGGGAAGGGAAGTCCGGGTGGCCGTCCGCAGCAGCGCCCTGGGAGAAGACAGCCGGCTTTCCTTTGCCGGTCAATACGGGACAATCCTCAACGTCTCCGGGGAGAATATCGGAGAAAAATACAAGGAGATCGTAGCCAGCAAATTCACCCCCCGGGCCATTTTCTATTTTATCGGTAAAGGATTTCGGGAAGAAGATATCGCCATGGGTATGGGGTGCATGATGATGGTTCCGGCCAAAGCGGGAGGCGTTATTTATACCGTGGACCCCGGAAATCCCCAGCGTCCCGAAGCGGTCATCCATGCCCACTGGGGCCTGGGCAAAACCGTAGTCGATGGAACGGTGACCCCCGATATTTTTTGGGTTTCCAAAGAAGACCCTTTCCGGGTCGTTGAATCCTCCATGGCCCGCAAAGAAAAAATGGTCATCGCCACCCCTGAAGGGGGCATTGGGTGGGCGGAAGTGCCTCAAGACTTGCAGGAGGGGCCTTGTCTCTCTGAAAAGCTGATCGGTCAACTGGGTCGGGCAGCCGGGGCCATCGAGGATCACTTCGGCCACCCGCAGGATATCGAATGGGCCCTGGATGAAGAGGACCGGATTTATTTTTTACAAACCCGGCCGCTCAAAGTCTTTAGCCAAAAAAAGATTCCTTCACCCCAGGAGATCCCCGAGCTTTCTCAGTTTCCGGTCTTATTGGAGACGGGAGTCATGGGCGCCCAGGGGGTCGGGTCCGGTCCGGTCTTTTTGGCCAACCAGGAACGGGACCTGGTCAACTTCCCGGCCGGCGGCATTTTAGTGGCCCGGACCCCCTCCCCCAAATGGGTGACCGTCATGTCCAAAGCCAGGGGTATTATAACCGACCTGGGAAGCTCGGCCAGCCATATGGCCGCCCTGGCCCGTGAATTCCGGGTACCCACTATTCTCAACACCCAAAAGGCCTCGGAAATCCTGGCTCCCGGTCTGGAAGTCACGGTGGACGCCACCCATTGCCGGGTCTATCAGGGAAGGATTGAGAAACTCATAGAATATGCCGAAGAAGAAGCGGTTAATCCCTTTGAAGACACCCCTCTTTTCGTCCTCTTTGATAAAATCCTGACCCGCATCGTGCCTTTGAATTTGGTGGACCCGACGGAACCGGATTTTACCCCGGCCCATTGCCGGACCTTTCACGACATCACCCGGTTCACCCATCAAACGGCTACGCAGGAGATGTTTTCCCTGAGCACTTCTCCCTTGACGACCCCGGGGGAAGCCCTTAGACTGGATACCGACACCCCTTTGGAAATCCTTTTGATAGACCTGGGGGGCGGCATCAATCCGGGCTTTAAAGGGAAGAAGGTCAAGTTGAATCAAATCCTTTCCTGGCCCATGCAGGCCTTTTGGCAGGGGGTTCAATCCATGAAATGGCCGGGGCCCAAGCCTCTGGATATGAAGGGCTTTGCCTCCGTGGTGGCCCAAACGGCCGCCGAGCCGGGCGGGGAAAACCGGATTTATTCTGAAAAAAGTTATGCCCTTTTATCCAGGGACTATTTGAATTTCAGTATTCGCCTGGGCTATCATCTTTCGACGATCGAAGTTTTGGGCGGTTCAGGGGAAAATGAAAATTACATAAATTTTATTCTAAAAGGCGGCGGGGCGACCATCGATCGAAGGGACCGGAGGGCCCGATTGGTGGCGACCATCCTGGAAAAATTGGGCTTTCAAGTAGGCCAAAAGCTCGACCTGGTCGATGCCCGTTTAATCCACCACCCCAGAGAGGCCATGGAGAAGGTCCTTTACTCTCTCGGGAAATTGACCGTCTACACCAAGCAATTGGATATGGTCATGTTCAATGAGGCCATTGTCGAATGGTCTATTGAGGAATTTGTTAAAGAACACTTACGGTAA
- a CDS encoding sigma-54-dependent Fis family transcriptional regulator, whose translation MAEKILIVDDEMDMLELLELIITDRTDYQVVTTNSPLEVPELLKKDTFDLLITDLRMPDIDGIELIEMVKQIDDQIPFIIITAYGTIESAVEAMRKGAFDYITKPFRQEQILLTIEKVMKWRRLQKENMALKAELEKIKKGSHG comes from the coding sequence ATGGCCGAAAAGATTCTTATTGTCGACGACGAAATGGACATGTTGGAGTTGTTGGAATTGATCATCACCGATCGGACCGACTACCAGGTGGTGACCACCAATAGTCCTCTGGAGGTGCCCGAACTATTGAAAAAAGATACTTTTGACCTCCTGATTACCGATCTGCGGATGCCCGACATAGACGGCATCGAGTTGATTGAGATGGTCAAACAAATCGACGATCAAATCCCCTTTATCATCATTACGGCCTATGGGACCATCGAATCGGCCGTGGAGGCCATGCGCAAGGGGGCCTTTGATTATATTACCAAGCCCTTCCGCCAGGAACAGATATTGCTGACCATTGAAAAGGTCATGAAATGGCGAAGGCTCCAAAAGGAAAATATGGCCCTCAAGGCCGAGCTGGAAAAGATCAAAAAGGGGTCCCATGGGTAA
- a CDS encoding PAS domain-containing protein codes for MFIQTKKFILSIGLLTVALLIAGLIVGFYSLRYMKEIVSEQFNQQQLELATHAGRQLENQFLNMIQDVTILNQSPSVQYLEKVSWANRIKITLSTLQETGVLEIGRVDGSGKKCFAVTSKEEVRIVPGPYASQEPFLWSKKPEHKNRISLVPANLKNGTTGRPIMKIIIPTYLESVDDAHPVALHRYAGYIYLLLDTRYFVAEMLKEIRSGKTGYAWAIDNDGNFIYHPVPEFIGKNAFEVRGQREAKISFDQINRIQKEKMLRGVQGTSSYVSGWHRGMRGNINKLIAYAPVRLRGTSPSITWAVAVVAPATEVDEVIHAAYLWQFIMQGFIIFAIILGSLSIIGYEWQYAKTLKSEVERKTKDLQRSEEQYKKLVEGAQDIIFSADRQGRFLSLNRYGANFLRGELFDPETQESLKTRHYVDHTGKFIGKELAEFFPPNGFFHPQLIEEIWRTGRPKTIEHTFKIRANDYWLSTQLIAIKDDQGLVQEVLGISRDITEKKKIEKQMINTEKLASLGLLAAGVAHEINNPLGVILGYCDYMLDKIPPEDKVHKVLEKIERQGNHCKKVVENLLSFSRYTEHSDTISDINLNLGNVFSVVENNLMIKKIQLKKNLEANLPRVKADPVQLQQVFLNLITNAVAAMPKGGTLTVITRWNIYADKVEVVITDTGTGIRKEHREKIYDPFFTTKKVGEGTGLGLTVTYGIIDHYQGLIQLETKTEEEDPVNHGTSFTVILPVYHSKREAEKKGA; via the coding sequence ATGTTCATCCAAACAAAAAAATTTATTCTGAGTATCGGTCTTTTAACGGTCGCCTTGTTGATCGCCGGTCTGATCGTCGGCTTTTATTCACTGCGTTATATGAAAGAAATCGTCAGCGAGCAGTTCAACCAGCAGCAACTGGAACTGGCCACCCACGCGGGCCGTCAACTGGAAAATCAATTCCTGAATATGATTCAGGACGTAACCATACTCAACCAATCCCCCTCCGTCCAATACTTGGAAAAGGTCTCCTGGGCCAACCGCATCAAGATTACCCTTTCCACCCTGCAGGAAACCGGGGTGCTGGAAATCGGACGGGTGGATGGTTCCGGGAAAAAATGCTTTGCGGTGACCTCAAAAGAAGAGGTCCGCATTGTCCCCGGTCCCTATGCCTCTCAGGAACCTTTCCTCTGGTCCAAAAAGCCTGAGCATAAAAACAGGATCTCCCTGGTCCCCGCCAATTTGAAAAACGGAACCACCGGTAGACCGATCATGAAAATCATCATCCCGACCTACCTGGAGTCAGTCGATGATGCCCACCCCGTCGCCCTCCATCGCTATGCCGGTTATATTTATTTACTCCTCGACACACGATATTTTGTGGCCGAGATGCTCAAAGAGATCCGGTCCGGTAAAACCGGGTATGCCTGGGCCATCGATAATGACGGAAATTTTATCTATCACCCCGTCCCGGAATTTATCGGAAAAAATGCCTTTGAGGTCCGGGGACAGCGGGAGGCCAAGATCTCCTTTGACCAGATCAACCGCATCCAGAAGGAAAAGATGCTTCGCGGGGTCCAGGGGACCTCCTCCTATGTCTCGGGTTGGCACCGGGGCATGCGGGGGAACATCAATAAATTGATCGCCTATGCACCGGTTCGCCTCCGGGGGACCTCTCCGTCGATCACTTGGGCGGTGGCCGTGGTCGCTCCGGCTACGGAAGTCGACGAGGTGATCCACGCGGCCTATCTCTGGCAATTCATCATGCAGGGGTTCATTATCTTTGCCATCATCCTGGGCAGTCTCTCCATCATCGGCTATGAATGGCAGTACGCCAAGACCTTGAAAAGCGAGGTGGAAAGGAAGACCAAAGACCTGCAGCGCTCGGAAGAACAGTATAAAAAATTGGTGGAAGGGGCTCAGGACATCATTTTTTCCGCCGATAGGCAGGGTCGGTTTTTGTCCTTAAACCGGTACGGGGCCAATTTTCTGAGGGGGGAATTGTTCGACCCGGAAACCCAGGAAAGCCTCAAGACCCGTCACTACGTCGATCATACCGGGAAATTTATCGGGAAAGAACTGGCTGAATTTTTCCCCCCCAACGGTTTCTTCCATCCCCAACTCATCGAAGAGATTTGGCGAACCGGAAGGCCCAAGACCATCGAACACACCTTTAAAATAAGGGCCAATGATTATTGGCTGAGTACCCAACTCATCGCCATTAAAGATGACCAGGGCCTGGTGCAGGAGGTGTTGGGGATCTCCCGGGATATTACGGAAAAAAAGAAGATTGAAAAACAGATGATCAACACGGAAAAACTGGCCTCATTGGGGCTCCTGGCCGCCGGGGTGGCCCATGAGATCAACAACCCTTTAGGGGTTATTCTGGGGTATTGCGACTACATGCTGGACAAAATACCCCCGGAAGACAAAGTCCACAAGGTCCTGGAAAAGATCGAACGGCAGGGCAATCACTGCAAAAAAGTGGTTGAAAATTTACTCAGCTTTTCCCGGTACACCGAACACTCCGATACCATCAGTGATATCAACCTCAACCTGGGAAATGTCTTCTCGGTGGTGGAAAACAACCTCATGATCAAGAAAATCCAGTTGAAAAAAAATTTGGAAGCCAATCTGCCCCGAGTAAAGGCCGATCCGGTTCAACTGCAACAGGTCTTTCTTAACCTGATCACTAACGCCGTGGCGGCCATGCCCAAAGGCGGCACCCTGACGGTAATCACCCGTTGGAATATCTATGCCGATAAAGTGGAGGTGGTCATTACCGACACCGGCACGGGGATCAGGAAGGAACACCGGGAAAAGATCTACGACCCCTTCTTTACCACCAAAAAGGTGGGGGAGGGCACGGGGTTGGGATTAACCGTTACCTACGGGATCATTGATCATTATCAGGGGTTGATCCAACTGGAAACCAAAACCGAAGAAGAAGATCCGGTCAATCATGGGACCAGCTTTACCGTAATCCTTCCCGTGTATCATTCGAAACGGGAAGCGGAAAAAAAGGGGGCATAA